A DNA window from Hydra vulgaris chromosome 13, alternate assembly HydraT2T_AEP contains the following coding sequences:
- the LOC136089632 gene encoding uncharacterized protein LOC136089632, whose translation MCVQEIKNDETIAIYPFDKGTGFVRIEHSKALEKIREQIGPTKIISEDPTASYAAKIRRFLSKLNKKQRFSKEEYEKIYPSDPIPPRMYGVIKAHKPEKSYPMRIIISTIGTPNHGISEFLVKIIQPVLNENPTRLKNSFDFIKKAENWNVANNDIQVSYDVVNLYPSIPLKEATVILLEQLSNNLSYKNLTKLSIPEIKQLIELCLYQCYFHWNNEIHVMENSGPIGLSFMVVLAESFLQFHENNAIKMALTQNPALNLKSFLRYVDDSHARFPNIKQAKQFQDILNQQHPAIQYTIEVENETKTLNFLDITITNNTLGKYEYKVYRKEAITNIQIKPHSNHDPNILTAIFKGFLHRAYSICSKHHLQNEINFLIDMFIENGYDEKLLRNITHQFHQKRQNKNKIPSECNNLPVVSLPWVPGLSPKLRKIFRKAGYRAVFKSNPNLRSLLTSKNKTKLPSNSQPGTYIIKCNCSKVYIGETKMQMGSTVKRYLWH comes from the exons atgtgTGTACA agaaataaaaaacGATGAAACCATTGCTATATACCCGTTTGACAAAGGAACAGGTTTTGTAAGAATTGAACATTCTAAAGCTTTAGAAAAAATCCGTGAACAAATTGGTCCGACAAAAATTATTAGTGAAGACCCTACTGCCAGTTACGCGgcaaaaattagaagatttctttcaaaactaaataaaaaacagcgTTTTTCTAAAGAGGAATACGAAAAAATATATCCAAGTGATCCTATCCCACCTCGAATGTATGGAGTAATAAAAGCTCATAAACCGGAAAAATCGTACCCTATGAGAATAATTATCTCTACCATTGGCACACCAAACCACGGAATATCAGAATTCTTAGTTAAGATAATACAACCAGTCTTAAATGAAAATCCGACAcgattaaaaaactcttttgactttataaaaaaagctgaaaattgGAATGTCGCCAACAATGATATTCAAGTATCTTATGATGTTGTAAATTTGTACCCGTCAATTCCGTTAAAAGAAGCCACCGTTATACTTTTAGAACAATTAAGTAAcaatttatcatataaaaacttaacaaaactAAGTATACCTGAAATAAAGCAACTCATAGAACTTTGCTTATATCAATGTTATTTTCATTGGAACAATGAGATTCACGTAATGGAAAACTCAGGACCAATCGGACTTTCTTTCATGGTTGTTCTCGCGGAATCTTTTCTACAATTCCatgaaaataatgcaattaaaatggCTTTGACACAAAATCCGGCACTTaatctaaaatcatttttaagatACGTTGACGATAGTCATGCAAGATTTCCTAACATCAAACAAGCAAAACAGttccaagatattttaaatcaacaacatcCTGCAATACAATACacaattgaagttgaaaacgaAACAAAAACGCTTAACTTTCTTGACATAACCATTACAAATAACACACTAGGAAAATATGAGTACAAAGTATATCGAAAAGAGGCAATcactaacattcaaattaaaccGCATTCAAATCACGatccaaatattttaacagCTATATTTAAAGGTTTTCTCCACAGAGCTTACTCCATCTGTAGTAAACATCATTTGCAAaacgaaataaattttttaattgacatgtttattgaaaatgggTACGATGAAAAGCTATTGAGGAATATTACACACCAATTCcatcaaaaaagacaaaataaaaacaaaattccaTCAGAATGCAACAATCTTCCTGTAGTGTCTTTACCTTGGGTACCAGGCCTTTCACCAAAACTTCGAAAAATATTCCGAAAAGCAGGGTACAGAGCAGTATTTAAATCAAACCCAAATTTAAGATctttattaacatcaaaaaacaaaacaaaactaccaaGTAACAGCCAACCTGGAacgtatataataaaatgcaactGCTCCAAAGTCTACAtaggtgaaacaaaaatgcag ATGGGGTCTAccgttaaaagatatttatgg CATTAA
- the LOC136089633 gene encoding uncharacterized protein LOC136089633 — translation MQQRGNDLCLRDLMFQMQTINTEQSPFALAFKNMAEVEDEEIRQAAIEGCQASVVKMSLLEGGDRRRYNLPSHDEVAVVFVGEDGAPPTSREVVIYLRGHSLKIVSSMSANLDPMIYPLFFPRGDAGWHNQLVHNPERATLVRNHVTLSQFYDYRLSVWQFFCSLFYGKKLFQQYAVDAYVKIEGQRLAFIRNNQNKLRSEQYDALREHVNNIANERNVRPGRVVILPSSYVESPRAIKENFEDAMAIIKKYGQTASDKPDLVTRVFKLKLNNLLNDIFKHGVLGKVVTHVQVIEFQKRGLPHAHILLHLANDDKLETAQDINNLICAEIPDSVVNC, via the exons atgcaacaacgtggtaatgatctttgtttacgtgatttaatgtttcaaatgcAAACTATAAATACTGAACAAagtccatttgctcttgcatttaaaaatatggctgaagtagaagatgaagaaattcgtCAAGCGGCTATAGAAGGTTGCCAagcttctgttgtaaaaatgtctttacttgaagGGGGTGATAGGCGTCGCTATAATCTACCTTCACACGatgaagttgcagttgtatttgTTGGCGAAGATGGTGCTCCCCCAACTTCCAGGGAAGTTGTTATTTACCTAAGAGGtcattctttaaaaattgtatcaagtatGTCAGCCAACTTAGATCCTATGATTTATCCTCTCTTTTTCCCAAGAggtgatgctggttggcataatcaGTTAGTGCATAACCCTGAGCGTGCCACACtggttagaaatcatgttacattatctcagttcTACGATTATAGACTTTCTGTTTGgcaatttttctgttcattattttatggcaagaaactatttcagcaaTATGCTGTAGATGCATATGTAAAAATTGAAGGCCAACGTCttgcttttattagaaataatcaaaataaactgAGAAGCGAGCAGTATGACGCCTTACGTGAACATGTTAACAACATTGCGAACGAACGTAATGTTAGACCAGGGCGAGTAGTTATTTTGCCATCATCTTATGTAGAAAGTCCTAGAgctataaaagaaaattttgaagatgctatggcaattattaaaaagtatg GTCAGACTGCAAGTGATAAACCTGATTTGGTTACTCGAGTATTTAAACTCAAGTTAAATAACCTCCTTAATGATATATTCAAACATGGTGTATTAGGCAAAGTTGTAACGCATGTtcaggttattgagtttcaaaagcgtGGTTTGCCGCATGCCcacattttacttcatttagcCAATGATGATAAACTTGAAACAGCACAGGATATCAATAACTTAATATGTGCAGAAATTCCAGATTCGGTTGTTAATTGTTAA
- the LOC136089634 gene encoding ATP-dependent DNA helicase PIF1-like, whose protein sequence is MPPHCLKLKIGCVIMLLRNLDLKAGLCNGTRMKVCALQNSYIDAELLTGVSGGKRVFVPRIQLAPSDSNLTFVLKRRQFPVRLAYSMTINKSQGQTFDRVGVYLNKPCFSHGQLYVACSRTRAFNSLFFKTDKHTIQGMVGEKCYTNNVIFSNVLNL, encoded by the coding sequence ATGCCTCCTCATtgcttaaaattgaaaattggttGTGTAATTATGctacttagaaatttagatctCAAAGCTGGGTTATGCAATGGCACTCGAATGAAAGTTTGTGCTCTTCAAAATAGTTATATTGATGCAGAGCTTTTGACAGGTGTTTCCGGTGGTAAACGGGTATTTGTTCCTCGAATTCAGTTGGCTCCATCAGATtctaatttaacttttgttCTGAAACGTCGTCAGTTTCCTGTCAGATTGGCTTATTCAATGACAATtaataaaagtcaaggtcaaacattTGACAGAGTTGGCGTATATCTAAATAAACCGTGTTTTTCTCATGGGCaactatatgttgcatgttcaagaactagagcatttaatagtttgtttttcaaaactgatAAACATACCATTCAAGGTATGGTCGGTGAAAAATGTTacacaaataatgttatattttctaatgttcttaatttatag
- the LOC136090163 gene encoding zinc finger MYM-type protein 1-like has translation MLDSSVLEIAAIITHFLKITCFEIPNNIVKDSNHHAFPYRFLNKTLANGETCKRDWLCWSVEKQSLYCAPCFLLNKNAANVSFFSSSAGWGISRGWRRLKDRIPSHESSIYHKENYVVWKSASRAALCETSVDNLLLSELKTETENWKKLFQRILDVIIFLSERGLAHFGSNQRIGDRVNGNFLGIIELLSKYDPLLAEHVKHVRESQQCKQRMQAHYFSTRIQNEFIDICGSYVQTPILHEIVKAKYFSIIVNATPDCSYKEQTTLVIRYAKILDNSNFSVEERFILFENFSKKTGREIAARTLEISKTLKLDFETCIGQAYDNGANMTGKYNRVQAVLIQQNPNCMFSSCGNHSLNLVGVDCAESCKEAVTYFGTIQQMYNLFSSSPQRWAILKQHLPVSLHGMSKTRWSARIDGVKQDAQHLNSVRSALNELEVLHLTAQAKMELNAIQKYISEFDCILMSSI, from the coding sequence atgcttgACTCTTCGGTCCTGGAGATAGCGGCTATTATAACTCATTTTCTTAAGATTACTTGCTTTGAAATTCCAAATAATATCGTTAAAGACTCTAATCATCATGCATTTCCTTATCGTTTCTTAAACAAAACTCTTGCAAATGGAGAAACATGCAAAAGAGACTGGTTGTGCTGGAGTGTTGAAAAACAATCTTTGTATTGTGCACCATGTTTCCTTTTGAACAAAAATGCTGCAAATGTGTCATTTTTCTCTAGTTCTGCCGGATGGGGCATCAGTAGAGGTTGGAGAAGATTGAAAGATCGTATTCCGTCACACGAAAGTTCAATTTACCATAAAGAAAACTATGTTGTATGGAAATCTGCTAGTAGAGCAGCATTATGTGAAACTTCAGTggataatttacttttatcagAACTCAAGACTGAAActgaaaattggaaaaaattattccaacGTATTCTagatgttattatttttctttctgaaCGTGGATTAGCACATTTTGGTTCTAACCAACGAATAGGTGATCGAGTGAATGGAaactttttaggtattattGAGCTTCTTAGTAAATATGACCCACTTTTAGCTGAGCATGTTAAACATGTTCGAGAATCACAACAGTGTAAGCAGCGAATGCAAGCTCATTATTTTTCAACACGAATTCAGAACgaatttattgatatttgtgGTTCATATGTTCAAACACCAATCCTCCACGAAATTgtgaaagcaaaatatttttcaataatagttAATGCTACTCCAGATTGCTCGTACAAGGAGCAAACTACTCTGGTTATTCGTTATgctaaaattttagataattcaaacttttcagtcgaagaaagatttattttatttgaaaatttttcaaaaaaaactggAAGAGAAATCGCTGCTCGAACACTAGAAATATCGAAAACTTTGAAGCTGGATTTCGAAACCTGCATTGGTCAAGCTTACGACAACGGTGCTAATATGACTGGAAAGTATAACAGGGTGCAAGCGGTTTTGATACAACAAAATCCAAACTGTATGTTTTCTAGCTGCGGAAATCACTCATTAAATTTAGTTGGTGTCGATTGCGCTGAATCATGCAAAGAAGCAGTAACGTATTTTGGAACAATTCAGCAAATGTACAATTTATTCAGTAGCAGTCCTCAAAGGTGggcaattttaaaacaacatctTCCTGTTTCTTTGCATGGAATGTCCAAAACAAGATGGTCAGCACGGATTGATGGTGTTAAACAAGATGCACAACATTTGAACTCAGTAAGAAGTGCTTTAAATGAACTTGAGGTGCTACATTTAACAGCCCAGGCTAAAATGGAACTCAATGCTATTCAAAAGTATATTTCCGAATTTGATTGCATTTTGATGTCGTCTATCTAG